Proteins encoded together in one Lathyrus oleraceus cultivar Zhongwan6 chromosome 5, CAAS_Psat_ZW6_1.0, whole genome shotgun sequence window:
- the LOC127087400 gene encoding uncharacterized protein LOC127087400 yields MGTISNLTNTFPLHIRKFKFPSSSSSSSYRFPLSTLSCSTPEPESNTTTSISQTPNSNATSYFPKRGQTLELLCESLAFKGKGLCKVTDTGFVVMCDRALPGERFIGRITRKKGNYAEAAKLQTLTPPFDTVDAPCVYVPHCGGCKTQNLAYHAQVKAKEEQVRELIIHVGRFSQKELELHGIMKPIVPCDIQFNYRNKMEFSFGPYKWLPKESMHERNDDGGSENYALGLHVPGYFDKIINVDKCLLQTDPANKVLAAIQECWRDPQLGFSPYNVHSHVGFLKHLMLRSGRDVMTGLPEIMVNFVTSSYKPELLKVLVDKVSAFPEVVSIMNNVNTSVGNTSVGEEEYTLHGKSSITETLRGLTFQISANSFFQTNTHQAEVLYKLIEECAGIKGDGSEIVLDLFCGTGTIGLTLARSAKHVYGYEVVPQAIADARLNAELNGIQNATFVQGDLNKIDENFGKNFPKPDIVISDPNRPGMHMKLIKFLLNLKAPRIVYVSCNPATCARDLDYLCHGVAELNIKGCYKLISLQPVDMFPHTPHIECVCLLELC; encoded by the exons ATGGGAACCATTTCAAACCTAACCAACACTTTCCCACTCCACATTCGAAAATTCAAATTcccatcatcttcttcatcttcatcgtATCGTTTTCCTCTCTCTACTCTCTCATGTTCCACTCCAGAACCAGAATCCAACACCACAACTTCAATTTCCCAAACCCCTAATTCCAATGCCACTTCCTATTTCCCCAAACGCGGCCAAACCCTCGAATTGCTCTGCGAATCCCTAGCATTCAAAGGCAAAGGTCTATGCAAAGTCACCGATACCGGTTTTGTTGTCATGTGCGACCGTGCACTTCCCGGCGAACGCTTCATTGGACGTATTACTCGGAAAAAGGGTAATTACGCTGAAGCAGCTAAGCTTCAAACTTTAACTCCTCCTTTTGACACCGTAGATGCACCTTGTGTCTACGTTCCTCATTGTGGTGGTTGCAAGACGCAGAATTTGGCTTATCATGCTCAGGTTAAAGCTAAAGAGGAACAG GTTCGCGAATTAATCATACATGTTGGAAGGTTTTCTCAAAAAGAATTGGAATTGCATGGGATTATGAAGCCTATTGTTCCCTGTGATATTCAATTTAATTATAGAAACAAG ATGGAATTCTCATTTGGTCCTTATAAATGGTTGCCTAAAGAGTCGATGCACGAAAGAAATGATGATGGTGGAAGTGAAAATTATGCACTTGGATTGCATGTTCCCGGTTATTTTGATAAGATTATAAATGTCGACAAATGCTTACTCCAAACTGATCCTGCTAATAAG GTTCTTGCAGCTATCCAAGAGTGTTGGAGGGATCCACAACTTGGTTTCTCTCCCTACAATGTTCATTCACACGTAGGATTTCTTAAGCATTTGATGCTGAGAAGTGGAAG GGATGTAATGACCGGTCTGCCTGAAATAATGGTCAACTTTGTGACATCTTCCTACAAGCCCGAGCTGCTGAAGGTCTTAGTTGATAAAGTTTCTGCATTTCCTGAAGTG GTAAGCATCATGAATAATGTGAATACTTCAGTTGGTAACACATCTGTTGGAGAGGAGGAATACACTTTGCATGGGAAATCTAGCATTACAGAGACTTTAAGAGGGCTTACCTTCCAAATATCAGCAAACTCTTTCTTCCAAACAAATACTCATCAG GCAGAAGTGTTGTATAAACTGATAGAAGAATGTGCTGGCATCAAAGGAGATGGTTCTGAAATTGTCCTTGACCTGTTTTGTGGAACTGGCACCATAGGTCTTACACTTGCCAGAAG TGCAAAGCATGTTTATGGCTATGAAGTAGTTCCTCAAGCCATTGCAGATGCCCGACTTAATGCGGAGTTAAATGGCATACAAAATGCAACATTTGTTCAGGGGGATCTCAATAAAATTGATGAGAATTTCGGGAAGAATTTTCCTAAACCGGACATTGTTATTTCAG ATCCCAACCGCCCAGGGATGCACATGAAGTTGATTAAATTCCTGCTAAATCTTAAGGCGCCTCGAATAGTTTATGTATCATGCAATCCTGCCACATGTGCACGGGACCTTGATTATCTCTGTCATGGTGTG GCAGAGCTGAATATAAAAGGGTGTTACAAGCTAATAAGCCTACAGCCAGTTGACATGTTTCCACACACACCTCATATTGAGTGTGTTTGCCTGCTGGAGCTTTGTTGA